The following coding sequences lie in one Treponema socranskii subsp. buccale genomic window:
- a CDS encoding ExeA family protein, whose amino-acid sequence MLSLQARKKFKIVADPFTGDVTKAEDVYMTSDTRFIAEYLYQTARVGGMVALIGESGSGKTTIRRYAIDRMQTEGQKVRVIIPRIIDKSKLTASSICDAIIQDCSEEHPKRTLEAKARQIERILTNSSRAGWSHVLMIEEAHDLHVQTLKYLKRFWELEDGFKKILAIVLIGQPEMKGKLDEAKNWEAREVIRRMEVLELEPLKSGKEIAAYLDVKFARFDRDRKTVITDDGCEALAMKLRRQTRNEQQVYSVAYPLLVNNWTRKAINLAAELGSAVVNADVVNSL is encoded by the coding sequence ATGTTGTCGTTACAGGCGAGGAAAAAATTTAAAATCGTTGCAGACCCGTTTACGGGTGATGTAACAAAAGCGGAAGACGTATACATGACAAGCGATACCCGTTTTATCGCGGAGTATCTGTATCAGACGGCGCGCGTCGGCGGGATGGTCGCTCTTATCGGTGAATCGGGAAGCGGCAAGACGACGATCCGTCGATACGCGATCGACCGTATGCAAACGGAAGGGCAAAAGGTGCGCGTGATCATCCCGCGCATCATCGATAAATCGAAGCTGACCGCATCGAGTATTTGCGACGCGATCATACAGGATTGCTCGGAAGAGCATCCGAAACGGACGCTTGAAGCAAAGGCGCGGCAGATCGAGAGAATCTTGACGAACTCAAGCCGCGCCGGATGGAGCCACGTACTGATGATCGAAGAGGCACATGACCTGCACGTGCAGACGCTGAAATATTTAAAGCGGTTTTGGGAACTCGAAGACGGGTTTAAAAAGATCTTGGCGATCGTCCTTATCGGACAGCCCGAAATGAAAGGCAAGCTCGACGAGGCTAAAAACTGGGAAGCGCGCGAAGTTATCCGCCGTATGGAAGTGCTGGAACTCGAACCGCTTAAAAGCGGTAAAGAGATAGCAGCCTATCTTGACGTAAAGTTTGCGCGGTTCGATCGGGACAGAAAGACGGTCATTACCGATGACGGGTGCGAAGCGCTCGCGATGAAGCTCAGACGGCAGACGCGGAACGAACAGCAGGTGTACAGCGTCGCCTACCCGCTGCTCGTAAACAACTGGACGAGGAAAGCGATAAACCTTGCGGCGGAACTGGGGAGCGCCGTCGTCAATGCCGATGTGGTGAACTCGTTGTAG